Proteins encoded together in one Acidobacteriota bacterium window:
- the rimO gene encoding 30S ribosomal protein S12 methylthiotransferase RimO: MSTAAPKVGFVSLGCPKALVDSERILTQLRTDGYQVVPTYEDADVVVVNTCGFIDEAKAESLEAIGEAVEANGRVIVTGCLGVESEAIQQAHPRVLAVTGPQQYEAVVGAVHEHAPMTRAHDPFTDLVPPQGIKLTPRHYAYLKISEGCNHRCSFCIIPSMRGDLVSRPAGDVLAEAERLVQAGVQELLVISQDTSAYGVDTRYRTSFWNGRPVRTRMTELCEALGTLGVWVRLHYVYPYPHVDELIPLMNEGRVLPYLDIPFQHASPEVLKRMRRPAASEKTLERVQRWRRDCPDLAIRSTFIVGFPGETEADFEQLLEFLEAAELDRVGCFTYSPVEGAAANALDGEVPEALKAERLERFMETQARISARRLQQKVGRTLEVLVDEAGVDGGAVARSYADAPEIDGLVYVDAPYPLEEGRRYRVDVTDADDHDLWAAARA, from the coding sequence ATGAGCACAGCCGCGCCCAAGGTGGGCTTCGTGAGCCTGGGCTGCCCCAAGGCCCTGGTGGATTCCGAGCGCATACTGACCCAGCTGCGAACCGACGGCTACCAGGTGGTCCCCACCTATGAGGATGCCGACGTGGTCGTGGTGAACACCTGCGGCTTCATCGACGAGGCCAAGGCGGAGTCGCTGGAAGCCATCGGCGAGGCCGTCGAGGCCAATGGCCGCGTCATCGTCACTGGTTGCCTGGGCGTCGAATCCGAGGCCATCCAGCAGGCCCACCCCAGGGTGCTGGCGGTCACCGGCCCCCAGCAGTACGAGGCGGTGGTCGGCGCGGTCCATGAGCATGCCCCCATGACGCGGGCGCACGATCCGTTCACGGACCTGGTCCCGCCGCAGGGCATCAAGCTCACACCCCGCCACTACGCCTATCTGAAGATCTCGGAGGGCTGCAACCACCGCTGCAGCTTCTGCATTATCCCGTCCATGCGCGGCGATCTTGTCAGCCGGCCGGCCGGCGACGTGCTGGCCGAGGCCGAGCGCCTTGTCCAGGCCGGGGTCCAGGAGCTGCTCGTGATCTCCCAGGACACCAGCGCCTACGGGGTCGACACCAGATACCGGACCAGCTTCTGGAACGGCCGCCCGGTCAGGACCCGGATGACCGAGCTCTGCGAGGCCCTCGGCACGCTCGGCGTCTGGGTGCGGCTGCACTACGTCTATCCGTATCCCCACGTGGACGAGCTCATCCCTCTGATGAATGAGGGCCGTGTCCTCCCCTATCTGGACATTCCCTTCCAGCACGCCAGCCCCGAGGTGCTCAAGCGCATGCGCCGGCCGGCGGCCAGCGAGAAGACCCTGGAACGGGTGCAGCGCTGGCGCCGCGACTGCCCGGATCTCGCCATACGCAGCACGTTCATCGTCGGCTTCCCCGGTGAGACCGAGGCGGATTTCGAACAGCTGCTCGAGTTCCTGGAGGCGGCGGAGCTCGACCGCGTCGGCTGCTTCACCTACTCGCCGGTGGAGGGCGCCGCGGCCAATGCCCTGGACGGTGAAGTGCCCGAGGCCCTGAAGGCGGAGCGGCTGGAGCGGTTCATGGAGACCCAGGCCCGGATCAGTGCGCGGCGGCTGCAACAGAAGGTGGGCCGCACGCTGGAGGTGCTGGTGGACGAAGCCGGTGTCGACGGTGGTGCGGTGGCTCGCAGCTACGCCGACGCCCCCGAGATCGACGGCCTGGTCTACGTCGACGCGCCGTACCCGCTGGAGGAGGGGCGGCGCTACCGGGTGGACGTCACGGACGCCGACGACCATGACCTCTGGGCCGCCGCTCGCGCCTGA